The proteins below are encoded in one region of Arthrobacter sp. CJ23:
- a CDS encoding DAK2 domain-containing protein, whose product MRRWLGKAETTLGNHSDRLNAINIFPVADGDTGTNLYLTVRAARLALSGDTAEGTEGSTDIGAVLAKAGQAAMEQARGNSGTLFAVFLCAVAEPLAGKSRLSASVLATALNRAQIRAWSALSDPVPGTMLSVLESAARAAGAVDTVQNGDDSNHALGLALDAVVDAALAAVIRTEDELAPLHAAHVVDAGGVGMLLVLDCLRSAVLGEELQDELLEGLHGYKLQDPHIHTQMPADDGVEVMCTINLSPLAAATLRQRLDEMGDSVIMSQVGSSAGHDDDDSTAETSYRWRVHVHVRDPEPAVALIRSLGEPAGIEISQLAVARDPEPGATAGQHRHEL is encoded by the coding sequence ATGAGGCGCTGGCTGGGCAAGGCAGAGACCACGCTCGGCAACCACAGCGACCGCCTCAACGCCATCAACATCTTCCCCGTGGCCGACGGCGACACCGGCACCAACCTGTACCTCACCGTCCGGGCGGCCCGGCTTGCGCTCTCCGGCGATACGGCCGAAGGCACCGAGGGCAGCACCGATATCGGGGCGGTCCTCGCCAAGGCCGGACAGGCTGCCATGGAGCAGGCCCGGGGGAACTCCGGCACCCTGTTTGCCGTGTTCTTGTGCGCCGTCGCCGAACCCCTCGCAGGCAAGTCACGGTTGAGCGCCTCCGTGCTGGCCACGGCCCTGAACCGTGCCCAGATCCGTGCCTGGTCGGCACTGAGCGATCCCGTGCCCGGCACCATGCTGTCCGTCCTCGAATCCGCGGCCCGGGCCGCCGGCGCCGTGGACACCGTGCAAAACGGCGACGACAGCAACCACGCCCTGGGCCTGGCCTTGGACGCCGTGGTGGACGCCGCCCTGGCCGCCGTCATCCGCACCGAAGATGAACTTGCGCCCCTGCACGCCGCCCATGTGGTGGATGCCGGCGGCGTGGGCATGCTGCTGGTCCTGGACTGCCTGCGCTCCGCTGTGCTCGGCGAGGAACTGCAGGATGAACTCCTGGAGGGTCTGCACGGCTACAAACTGCAGGATCCGCACATCCACACCCAGATGCCTGCCGACGACGGCGTTGAAGTCATGTGCACCATCAACCTTTCGCCCCTGGCAGCGGCCACCCTCCGGCAGCGTCTGGACGAAATGGGCGATTCCGTCATCATGAGCCAGGTGGGCAGCTCCGCCGGCCACGATGACGACGATTCCACGGCCGAGACCAGCTATCGCTGGCGCGTCCATGTCCACGTCCGCGATCCGGAGCCCGCCGTCGCGCTGATCCGTTCCCTCGGCGAACCCGCGGGCATCGAGATCAGCCAGCTTGCCGTGGCCCGCGATCCGGAGCCCGGCGCCACCGCAGGCCAGCACCGGCATGAACTCTGA
- the thiL gene encoding thiamine-phosphate kinase: MPDEQLTVAELSESQLLARIFPRLNHSPGILLGPGDDAALVAAPDGRTLISIDTQTQDQDFRLEWNNGYRTTGYDVGWKSAAQNLSDINAMGGRATSLVVSLTMPPGTPVEWVEGFADGLTAGIIGLGAADCSVAGGDLGRGREIAVTVAVVGTLDGRPPVLRSGARPGDTLALAGTVGRAAAGLALLESSIPAGSLTTEQRQLMDSQCRPVPPLAAGPLAARAGATALMDVSDGLMRDGGRLAAASGVVLDLDPAALKPLAEALSAASDVLAADPMAWVLGGGEDHGLLATFPAGIQLPEGFTAIGSVQAVADDGRSGVTMAGLAADTVGWDHFAD, from the coding sequence GTGCCCGATGAACAGTTGACCGTCGCCGAACTCTCCGAGTCCCAGCTCCTTGCCCGCATCTTCCCGCGCCTGAACCACAGTCCCGGCATCCTGCTGGGCCCGGGGGACGATGCCGCGCTGGTCGCCGCCCCGGACGGCCGGACCCTGATTTCCATCGACACCCAGACCCAGGACCAGGACTTCCGCCTTGAGTGGAACAACGGCTACCGGACCACCGGATATGACGTCGGGTGGAAGTCCGCCGCGCAGAACCTCAGCGACATCAATGCCATGGGCGGCCGGGCCACGTCCCTGGTGGTCAGCCTGACCATGCCGCCGGGCACCCCGGTCGAATGGGTCGAAGGCTTCGCCGACGGCCTGACCGCCGGAATCATCGGGCTCGGGGCCGCCGACTGCTCCGTCGCAGGCGGAGACCTGGGACGCGGCCGCGAGATCGCGGTGACGGTCGCCGTCGTCGGGACCCTGGACGGCCGCCCACCGGTACTGCGCTCCGGCGCCCGGCCCGGGGACACGCTGGCCCTGGCGGGAACGGTCGGACGCGCAGCGGCAGGGCTTGCCCTGCTCGAGTCTTCCATCCCGGCAGGCTCGCTCACCACCGAACAGCGGCAGCTCATGGACAGCCAGTGCCGGCCGGTGCCGCCCCTCGCGGCCGGGCCCCTCGCCGCCCGAGCCGGCGCCACCGCCTTGATGGACGTTTCCGACGGCCTGATGCGCGACGGCGGCCGCCTCGCCGCCGCCAGCGGCGTGGTGCTCGACCTTGATCCCGCAGCGCTGAAACCCCTTGCCGAGGCGCTGAGTGCAGCCTCCGACGTCCTGGCAGCTGACCCCATGGCCTGGGTGCTCGGCGGGGGAGAGGACCACGGCCTCCTGGCCACGTTCCCAGCCGGAATTCAGCTGCCGGAGGGCTTCACTGCGATAGGCTCGGTTCAGGCCGTTGCCGATGACGGGCGCAGTGGCGTCACCATGGCGGGGCTGGCCGCAGACACCGTGGGATGGGATCACTTTGCAGACTAA